The Euwallacea similis isolate ESF13 chromosome 18, ESF131.1, whole genome shotgun sequence sequence GTTTCAATTACCCGTAAGTCGATGGTCTATtcgtaaaaaatgttttggttTATTCATTGGTGTGCCCAATTTGATTCCTCCTCTCTGAAGTTTGACAATTTCGTTAGTGCATTCACGGTGTTTGGGATTGTCAAGGCGGATTTTTCTACAGTAAAACCAACTAATTTGAGGTAGTATTTGGTAGTTCGTTTTAAAACTGAGACAATTTCTCGTCAGTAATCTTCTTGGCAGTGTACGGTAATCACGCTCTAAGTTCGTGAAAATAAGTCTCTGAAATGGCGGGTTTAAGGGCGAAACACTCCGAAATAAACAGTATACTTAGGCATAATTAAGTTTGTCGCTCTCTGAAACGATGCTTCTTAggctataaaaatataaactatggtataataaaaaatagattattaTCTAAAACCTTTTCATTGAATTATCAGTCTCCATGTGTGCCTAACCTGGAAGTTTCACGTCGATGGCAGagacaaatttttgaaaggataaatttaacaatcgatgataaaaaaatcggTCCTTAGTTGTAAGAAACAACGCAGATTCCAAGGAAAGGGATCAATATGTATGTACCCGCTAAACTTGGCGGAATTTGAAAAGTCGGGTAATCCACCGTTTCTCCtctagaatttgaaaaaaatattgaagataATTCATATTGCAAAAACAATATCATGCATATTCCTATGACATCATCACAAgaaactaatttttcaaaaatttccacAGACTAAAGAATGTCTCCGTAGAGAACAGAAAATCTAACGGCTTTTATCACAATGTGGCAACGTGGCCACTGCATTTCTCGACACTCGCCAATGACGTCATTAGTTTGAGACCGGAGGATTAGTGTGACAAAAGAATAGCGTCACGTTgctttttttgataattaaggAACCATTAGTCCTACTCACGCGTTTcaagtttcttttaaaactgatTAAATGGAACACTTCAAGTTTCTACTTAGGTAACTTGGCTAAACAGGGGGTTTTGTTTATACTTTAGCACCCACACGGTCAGAACTTTATTGTATTTGTAACGAGTAAAACTGATTGACACAATTCCAGGTTCGATTTCAGGATTTAACAATGACAGGAATCACAGACGGtatgaaatcaattttatacTACTGAATTCTGTGGTCACTAAAATCAATAAGAACTCAAAcgagaaacaaaataaactttccATAAAGTCAACTAACGCAAAACATGAGAAGAGGTCTCTTATATCGATACTCGGGAATGAAACGACACTAGAGGCCTTTCTGAACTCTACCAAACTCTTCCCCTCTTTACCACTACTGCACGCTTCCCTTCCAGGAGGCAAAAAACGAGCTACACAAAAACAATTACAACTTACTATTGATAAAACCGTTGGCCGGACTATTTCCGAAACCTTCATCGTCGTTCTGACACCCGGAATCCCTCCTATTGCTGTGCATGTTGAACTTCCCAAAACCGATTAGACTACTGCTTGACTTACTGGGGCCCAGTAGGGGCTCTTTCGGGCAGTAATTCTCTAATTGCATACTTACAGTCGACTCTTCGTGGTCGGTAATGAGGGGCGGCAGGGGCGCCTTCGAACCTGTCGTCCGCGTCTGCGGCCAAAGGGTGAAGGCGTAAGGGTTCCTCGGCCGATCCCCGGAATTAATGTTGGCGGTATTCGGGAGCGTGTCGATGTGACCCAAATGGAAGTCGCATTCGACAGCGGGTCCCAGACCGTCACCGTCATCCATGGTGATGGACTGCAATGGGACCATGCAAGGATTGAGAAGTTTGGGCAAGTTAGCGATGTATTCGACGATCTCGGAGGCCGGAGGTCGCTCTTTGGGGTCCTGGGACCAGCAGGATTTCATTAAACCCTCTCTGAAATGCAAGGCGAGAAAATGAGGATTGCGTAGGAATTAAAATTGAGTAATATACTTACAGCTGAGGCTTTGCTCCTTTGGGAACATCTAGCGACTGTCCATCTATCACCATATCCACAACGTCCATATTCGCTCTTCCGACCCACGGCGAACAGCCAAACGTAATTATTTCATACAAGACCACTCCGTAACTCCAAATGTCAGTGGCAGTGCTGAACACACCCGACGTTAAGCTTTCCGGGGCCATCCATCGCACCGGCAACATTCCTTTCCTGGTGAAATGGTAACTTGCGTAGTCGCTCATCGGTCTAGACATGCCGAAATCCCcaattttcaccattttttgcGCGTTCACCAAGCAATTTCTACACGCCAAATCCCGGTGAACGTACTTTAATTCCGCCAAATAACTAAGACCTCGCGCTATATCCAAGGCCATGTTGGTCAGGCGTTTAGGGGTAATGTCTTCCAAagcttaaaaacaaatattaacaTGTAATACATCGTCGTAGCGGAAATATAACTAAGGTGTTCCATAGCATGTTTTGGACAAATCTATTTAAAGTTCACTAACCTTCAACATTCTTATTATCCTCTGCTGCTCGCTCGGCCAGCAAATATCTCCGAGAGAGCAAGAAGTTCTTTAAATCTCCGTAGAGACAATACTCCATAAGAGTGGCCAAAGGTGTGGCCTTCGTCATAACGGCAATCAACCTGACAACGTTTTTATGATCAAATCGCTTCATGTTGTCGGCCTCTGACAAGAAATCGATCTGATCTTCGGCCGTGGAGCTGGATTTTAGAGTCTTCACCGCTACAGGATACCATCCGTACGGTGGAATGTATGCATCCCCTCCGTACACCATTCCAAAGGCGCCTTCgcctgaaaattaaatacgtGTGAATGCGAACCTGAAAATGTATTGCGCCATTATGTGGTAAATTCACTCCCACCCTCAAAGCTTTAGCACTAACCAACTTTtcaaagattttaattttgaattagattttaaaaaaattagaagttTCTtactaaaatttctaaattgcGACGCAATCATTGAGTGGAGTTTGTATGGTGCAACGTCCAGTAAAAGTTAACGCACCTAATCTCCGAGTTATCTCGATGTTCTCTTTCGGGATCTCGAATTCCTCAAGATCCATAGTATACTTTCGTTCATATCTCAGCCCCAATTTCTTCATATATGCCTTCTGCTTCTTCACTTTCTTGTCATACTTGTACTTCAGATAGAGACAGACACCCATGACGGTAACGCCCAGGAACATAGCCACCATTACGTTTAATATGATCAGGGCAGTTTGGCACTGGACGTTAAAAGCGGTGGCCATCAGCTGGATGGCGCATTCGTCGATTGGTACTGCGCCGTCTTCAGGCACGTgtcctgagaaaataaataatccatAAAGCAAATAAGAGTTATCGCAAACGGAGACTTACCGTTCGATGTAAACCAGCGAACTTTCTCGCGATAAAGCTTCAAGTTACCCCCGCGTATTATTGGATCGCTGTCGGTGAGATTGGGAAAGAATTCAGCGATCATGTGAGTGCAATTATCGTACCACTGAAGGACGTTAATTATGGAGAAACGCGAAGGGGCACCACGGAATTTTATCCTGCCGGACACGCCATAGAAATCCGTTTGTTCAATTAATTTCACCAATTtgctgaaacaaaaaaaaatgtaaggtGCCCCAAATGAAGGAGGGGTTACTATTACCCAGTAGTATTTGCTGAATGCATGTCAGCCAGTGCCTCAGGGTCGCTCTTTGATAATTTATCAAGGGCCAAAGCATACACCCAAACAGCATCATAGGCAAAACCTGCATAGTCCGAAATCATATTGCTGGATGCattttcgtatttatttcTCCACTCCCGTACTGTGATGTTCTCCTGCATTATTTGATTATCCGGAGCGTAATAGGCATGGGTCATTGAAAAATAGCCGGTAACGGcctgaaatttatttgaaattaagcaagcaataattcagaaaaatcAGCTTATATACCTTTATCATTTCGGCAGTAGTACAATTAACCGACTCGTTCTTATGGACATTAAATTTATCCGTATCATACCACGTACTTTCTAGCCATATGGGCAGGAACCAAACATATCCCTGGTAAGCAGTCATATCCTTTTTGTAGGCTTCACACATAACTTGGCGCGCGACTTCATCAACTACATCGGCAATCACTATACGAGCATTTTTCGCCTCCAGATCTtctaaatactgaaaataaatagaaGAATTTTGAAGACAAAATAGTTTACgaaaacttaaagaaaaattgataaattacaTTAGTACGGGTAATTAATGGGAATTCttgttttcagttttcataaattcctattttaatggataaactaataaaataaatgtccttaatagacaaataaatacatcaaaatcagttaaaattcCAGAAGCCACCTTGACGTTAATAATCGAAATTTCCCACAATGAACCACGTACTAATTTACACCAATTGAGCGTATTAATCGATATCCGACGTAGTCGCTTAATTATCATTTGATTAGAAAGCTAATTTTAAACCCAACTGGCGAAAAATACGCAGCTgagctttatttttaaacgtcATTCACcttaattttgctttaataagCGCAATAAACAGAGTGTATAAGGCACCGTGAGATATATTATTGTAGCAGCGTCATTAATCGACCCTTGAACCACActtgtaataaaatacaatgGGAATCCATTTGACCCAACAACTTATTTTGTTTCGAACTGCTAATAAGTTATTTAGTAGAGCTTTTGAAAACGCGTGATTCAAGTGTTTATGTATAAATTACGATatgaaattatgaataaaacaattctTACTCTTGTCATGGTATCAGACTCGCGTTCTCTAGGAAATTTCTTATTTGCAATGAAGGTAATGCCACCGCTCTTTTCTAAATCATCCTGCATCAGAGAAATGTATTCTGTATACTTTTGGCCGTCTTCAGTCAAGGCTGCCACTCTTTTCCAtccgaatttttgaaataattcttGATAGACGTGTCTGTAGTGCATATTTTCGCCTGTGAAGGAAAAGTGATCATTATTatctgtttaatttttaaaattaaacgaaGTCCTATAACAATAGACGTAGGCGAAAACCCGCCGACAACGAAAATGTTGCCAATATCGAAGGTGGAAGAATGCTCATCATTAAAGTtgtggacaaaatggtgaatacacaatttatattatacatataaagagGAAAAATGAATACGAATCCTTACCTATCGTCCTGAAAAAGTATGGATACTTCTCCCGATTGGAAAAACTGGACCCTTCCGCCGCATACGATATAATCAATGTATGATAATGCTTGGACACCCCCGCCAATGGTTCGACAGTGTCAGAACAGGCTGGCCCTAACACCCCAACCAGACTGTTGTGGTATTCTTTGTTCACGATAAAATCAATGAAGTTCTTCATTACATTATCTGGCTGACACATGCCGTCTGTCGCGATCATGTGAAAGTCGTACTCAGAAAGGACAGTTTTGTTCGTATTGAGAGCGCTGATCGCCATCATAGCACCTCGGGCGATGCCCTTTCCTGCGTAAGATGATCCAGACATTGGGAAAATTCCACCTGAAATTGGGAATTATTTAATACCTTTTCAtcctccaaaaaaaaaacagttaccGATATAGATGTAATTTTTCTGGTTCTGCTTCCATGTCAGCCATGTGTGTTTATTGTTCCTCATCCACATGCATGCCACTTCCGCAAttcttttggttttattatcCTCATACAACTTCAACATGTCGGAGTATTGCTTTGCATCAAACTTGAATCTGCGTAGATGATAATGTAAAGGGCTGGCATATTTTTCCACTTTATCCCAGGCCACTTTGACTAACCGGTGCATCTCATATTTGTAGCCACTTTCCTGAGTGAAATTCAGCGATTCGCAATTTTCAAACGAGACAGTAATGAAATCTCTTTCGTACAAAATGACATCGCTTGGGGTCCAACTCAGAATTACCTATTTTAGAATTGCTATAGTTTGTACAAATATTGTTAACCAATTTAAATACCAGGCTCTTGTTGTTGTTTATGGGATGGTTGTAGACAGAGTTCTTGATATAGTTGACCATAGATTCCAGTTTTTTGCCCAGGAATAACACTTTCACGAACAGTTCGTTTTCCATTATGTGTTTCTTAACGAATTTCAAAGCTGTGTAATCGGCGGTTAACAGTAGAGCGCACACTTGAGTGCCTTGGCATTGGGGTGGCACAAAGGTACTGTTCACGCATCCCTCTGAGTCCGGACATGCGAACCTGATTAAAATACGTATAAAAGTCATTTAAACTGGGGTATGTTCTCTCAGCGTTTCGCCTTGGAGTAGCAATAGCAGGCTCAGtaatcaatataaaattttaacctcATAAAAAACGGTAAAAAAAGAGAATAGGTATCGGcctaaatgttttttatagcACTAAAGTACGGATATCCCAATCCA is a genomic window containing:
- the LOC136414897 gene encoding uncharacterized protein isoform X2 — encoded protein: MNPLWLLLPSLTLAALIDPDYERCLLDEPEVSPKKYFYFNGTSLDIRLETSDRITHQLVTCVFYYFIHEVVGYTNIKIIEGTDNFEIAEVIQRLTDFTGGDKKTDGNGKIPPPEANSTINLEVWISPEYDTYVTDFVKECGNLSPPGRFGWFIPINLTEPIKKYYGQTGKTDIRTIHWRHFRERDFVKFFELDNKVLDTLMKIAFENTNTSWFACPDSEGCVNSTFVPPQCQGTQVCALLLTADYTALKFVKKHIMENELFVKVLFLGKKLESMVNYIKNSVYNHPINNNKSLVILSWTPSDVILYERDFITVSFENCESLNFTQESGYKYEMHRLVKVAWDKVEKYASPLHYHLRRFKFDAKQYSDMLKLYEDNKTKRIAEVACMWMRNNKHTWLTWKQNQKNYIYIGGIFPMSGSSYAGKGIARGAMMAISALNTNKTVLSEYDFHMIATDGMCQPDNVMKNFIDFIVNKEYHNSLVGVLGPACSDTVEPLAGVSKHYHTLIISYAAEGSSFSNREKYPYFFRTIGENMHYRHVYQELFQKFGWKRVAALTEDGQKYTEYISLMQDDLEKSGGITFIANKKFPRERESDTMTRYLEDLEAKNARIVIADVVDEVARQVMCEAYKKDMTAYQGYVWFLPIWLESTWYDTDKFNVHKNESVNCTTAEMIKAVTGYFSMTHAYYAPDNQIMQENITVREWRNKYENASSNMISDYAGFAYDAVWVYALALDKLSKSDPEALADMHSANTTGKLVKLIEQTDFYGVSGRIKFRGAPSRFSIINVLQWYDNCTHMIAEFFPNLTDSDPIIRGGNLKLYREKVRWFTSNGHVPEDGAVPIDECAIQLMATAFNVQCQTALIILNVMVAMFLGVTVMGVCLYLKYKYDKKVKKQKAYMKKLGLRYERKYTMDLEEFEIPKENIEITRRLGEGAFGMVYGGDAYIPPYGWYPVAVKTLKSSSTAEDQIDFLSEADNMKRFDHKNVVRLIAVMTKATPLATLMEYCLYGDLKNFLLSRRYLLAERAAEDNKNVEALEDITPKRLTNMALDIARGLSYLAELKYVHRDLACRNCLVNAQKMVKIGDFGMSRPMSDYASYHFTRKGMLPVRWMAPESLTSGVFSTATDIWSYGVVLYEIITFGCSPWVGRANMDVVDMVIDGQSLDVPKGAKPQLEGLMKSCWSQDPKERPPASEIVEYIANLPKLLNPCMVPLQSITMDDGDGLGPAVECDFHLGHIDTLPNTANINSGDRPRNPYAFTLWPQTRTTGSKAPLPPLITDHEESTFNMHSNRRDSGCQNDDEGFGNSPANGFINKEKRWITRLFKFRQV
- the LOC136414897 gene encoding uncharacterized protein isoform X1, encoding MNPLWLLLPSLTLAALIDPDYERCLLDEPEVSPKKYFYFNGTSLDIRLETSDRITHQLVTCVFYYFIHEVVGYTNIKIIEGTDNFEIAEVIQRLTDFTGGDKKTDGNGKIPPPEANSTINLEVWISPEYDTYVTDFVKECGNLSPPGRFGWFIPINLTEPIKKYYGQTGKTDIRTIHWRHFRERDFVKFFELDNKVLDTLMKIAFENTNTSWFACPDSEGCVNSTFVPPQCQGTQVCALLLTADYTALKFVKKHIMENELFVKVLFLGKKLESMVNYIKNSVYNHPINNNKSLVILSWTPSDVILYERDFITVSFENCESLNFTQESGYKYEMHRLVKVAWDKVEKYASPLHYHLRRFKFDAKQYSDMLKLYEDNKTKRIAEVACMWMRNNKHTWLTWKQNQKNYIYIGGIFPMSGSSYAGKGIARGAMMAISALNTNKTVLSEYDFHMIATDGMCQPDNVMKNFIDFIVNKEYHNSLVGVLGPACSDTVEPLAGVSKHYHTLIISYAAEGSSFSNREKYPYFFRTIGENMHYRHVYQELFQKFGWKRVAALTEDGQKYTEYISLMQDDLEKSGGITFIANKKFPRERESDTMTRYLEDLEAKNARIVIADVVDEVARQVMCEAYKKDMTAYQGYVWFLPIWLESTWYDTDKFNVHKNESVNCTTAEMIKAVTGYFSMTHAYYAPDNQIMQENITVREWRNKYENASSNMISDYAGFAYDAVWVYALALDKLSKSDPEALADMHSANTTGKLVKLIEQTDFYGVSGRIKFRGAPSRFSIINVLQWYDNCTHMIAEFFPNLTDSDPIIRGGNLKLYREKVRWFTSNGHVPEDGAVPIDECAIQLMATAFNVQCQTALIILNVMVAMFLGVTVMGVCLYLKYKYDKKVKKQKAYMKKLGLRYERKYTMDLEEFEIPKENIEITRRLGEGAFGMVYGGDAYIPPYGWYPVAVKTLKSSSTAEDQIDFLSEADNMKRFDHKNVVRLIAVMTKATPLATLMEYCLYGDLKNFLLSRRYLLAERAAEDNKNVEALEDITPKRLTNMALDIARGLSYLAELKYVHRDLACRNCLVNAQKMVKIGDFGMSRPMSDYASYHFTRKGMLPVRWMAPESLTSGVFSTATDIWSYGVVLYEIITFGCSPWVGRANMDVVDMVIDGQSLDVPKGAKPQLEGLMKSCWSQDPKERPPASEIVEYIANLPKLLNPCMVPLQSITMDDGDGLGPAVECDFHLGHIDTLPNTANINSGDRPRNPYAFTLWPQTRTTGSKAPLPPLITDHEESTVSMQLENYCPKEPLLGPSKSSSSLIGFGKFNMHSNRRDSGCQNDDEGFGNSPANGFINKEKRWITRLFKFRQV